In Zobellia roscoffensis, the following are encoded in one genomic region:
- a CDS encoding FAD-dependent oxidoreductase encodes MKQTSKNIAIIGSGLVGSLLAIYLKKMGHTITVFDRRPDIRNIKFSGRSINLAMSNRGWQSLAEVGIEEEIKKIAIPLDKRAMHVIDKPIYFQKYGKEGEAIWSISRGVLNKKMINLAEEAGVEFRFNEKVWDVDLPEATLYTGETEKDEWKEYNYDIIFGCDGAFSRVRHKMQRRSRFDYSQDFIDVGYKELSIPANEDGTHKLDKNSFHIWPRGKFMLIAMPNIDGSFTCTLFMPFEGEVSFDSLKTKGQAKSFFKTYFPNVRKEIENLTEDFFKNPTSAMVTMKCYPWTYWDKVALVGDSAHAIVPFYGQGMNAGFEDIFILKQKINKYGDDWEAVFNEYQEERKPNADAIAELSYRNFVEMSSKTADPKFLLQKKIEKHFAGLHPDKWIPAYSRVTFSNRSYSEALALGDEQEKVMQEVMQIPNIEEKWDSKEVENKILGLL; translated from the coding sequence ATGAAACAAACCTCCAAAAACATAGCCATTATTGGTTCAGGCCTTGTCGGCTCATTATTGGCCATTTATCTCAAAAAAATGGGCCATACCATTACTGTTTTTGATAGAAGACCGGATATTAGGAATATAAAATTCTCTGGTCGTTCTATAAACCTGGCAATGAGTAATAGAGGTTGGCAGTCTTTGGCCGAAGTTGGTATAGAAGAAGAAATTAAGAAAATTGCTATTCCTTTGGATAAACGTGCTATGCACGTAATAGACAAACCTATATATTTTCAAAAGTACGGGAAAGAGGGAGAGGCTATATGGTCTATTTCCAGAGGCGTACTGAATAAAAAAATGATAAATCTAGCGGAAGAGGCCGGTGTGGAGTTTCGTTTTAACGAGAAGGTCTGGGACGTGGACCTGCCTGAAGCTACTTTGTATACTGGAGAGACCGAGAAAGACGAGTGGAAAGAATACAATTACGATATAATTTTTGGTTGTGATGGTGCCTTTTCCCGTGTACGGCACAAAATGCAACGTCGTAGCCGATTTGATTATTCACAAGATTTTATAGATGTAGGATATAAGGAGCTTTCAATCCCGGCCAATGAAGATGGCACTCATAAATTAGATAAAAACTCGTTTCATATTTGGCCTAGAGGTAAATTTATGTTGATTGCCATGCCTAATATAGATGGCAGTTTTACGTGTACTTTGTTTATGCCGTTTGAGGGAGAGGTGTCTTTTGATAGTCTTAAAACCAAAGGACAGGCTAAATCTTTCTTTAAAACCTATTTTCCTAACGTGAGAAAGGAGATTGAGAACCTAACGGAGGATTTCTTCAAAAATCCAACAAGTGCTATGGTGACCATGAAATGCTATCCTTGGACCTATTGGGATAAAGTGGCTCTTGTAGGTGATTCTGCTCATGCCATAGTGCCTTTTTATGGACAGGGTATGAATGCTGGTTTTGAAGATATTTTTATTCTGAAACAAAAGATTAACAAGTATGGCGATGATTGGGAAGCTGTTTTTAACGAATATCAAGAAGAGCGCAAACCCAATGCAGATGCTATTGCAGAATTAAGCTATCGGAATTTTGTTGAGATGAGCAGTAAGACGGCAGACCCAAAGTTTCTATTACAGAAAAAAATCGAAAAGCATTTTGCTGGTTTGCATCCAGACAAGTGGATTCCTGCGTATTCTAGGGTTACTTTTTCTAATAGATCTTATTCGGAAGCACTTGCTCTTGGTGATGAGCAGGAAAAGGTGATGCAAGAGGTGATGCAAATACCAAATATTGAAGAAAAATGGGATAGTAAAGAAGTTGAGAACAAAATATTGGGGCTTCTGTAA
- a CDS encoding zinc ribbon domain-containing protein — protein MAKKSEATVEEKLRALYDLQLIDSRVDEIRNVRGELPLEVEDLEDDVLGLKTRLDKLKTDVETINFEIGAKKNLIDEAKALIKKYTEQQKNVRNSREFNSISKELEFQELEIQLADKNIKEFKAQIEQKKSVVSDTKERLSERESHLKHKKSELDAILAETEKEEKALIEQSEKYQNEIEERLVKAYTRIRNNVKNGLAVVPIERGASGGSFFTIPPQVQVEIASRKKIITDEHSGRILVDPVLAEEEQEKMGKMFTKM, from the coding sequence ATGGCAAAAAAATCAGAAGCAACGGTAGAGGAAAAGTTAAGGGCATTGTACGACTTGCAATTGATTGATTCAAGAGTAGATGAAATACGTAATGTACGAGGCGAACTTCCTTTAGAAGTAGAAGATTTAGAAGATGACGTTCTTGGTCTTAAAACAAGGTTGGACAAGTTGAAAACAGATGTTGAGACTATCAATTTTGAGATTGGTGCAAAAAAGAATCTTATAGATGAGGCCAAAGCACTCATTAAGAAATATACAGAACAACAAAAAAATGTTCGGAACAGTAGAGAGTTCAACTCTATTAGCAAAGAACTTGAATTTCAAGAACTAGAAATTCAATTGGCTGATAAGAACATTAAAGAGTTTAAAGCTCAAATAGAGCAGAAGAAATCTGTTGTTTCCGATACAAAAGAGCGTTTGTCTGAACGTGAGTCGCATTTGAAGCATAAGAAAAGTGAACTTGATGCTATTTTGGCCGAGACCGAAAAAGAAGAAAAAGCACTTATTGAGCAGTCTGAAAAATACCAAAACGAGATAGAGGAGCGCTTAGTTAAGGCTTATACTCGTATCCGTAATAATGTAAAAAATGGTTTGGCAGTAGTGCCAATTGAAAGAGGTGCATCAGGTGGTTCTTTCTTTACTATTCCTCCACAGGTACAGGTTGAAATTGCTTCTCGTAAAAAAATTATTACTGATGAACACAGTGGTAGAATTTTAGTTGATCCAGTTCTAGCTGAAGAAGAACAAGAAAAAATGGGTAAGATGTTTACTAAAATGTAA
- a CDS encoding Nif3-like dinuclear metal center hexameric protein: protein MTVKEVTDIIEDLAPLPYAESFDNVGLLVGSANVEVSGVLVTLDTLENVVDEAIELNCNLIVSFHPIIFGGLKKLTGKSYVERVVIKAIKNDIAIYSMHTALDNVPQGVNAKICEVLGIKNPQILVPQKETIKKLTTYVPVKDAETLREALFNAGAGNIGNYSNCSFSTKGTGSYKAEENANPTIGEIGKTHFEEEAQLNVSFSKIHQARVMKALFTSHPYEEVAYEVITLENTNQNIGMGMIGDLPKPVNDISFLRDVKQKMGAEGIRHSQLLGEKVQKVAVLGGSGAFAIEAAKASGADILVTADIKYHDFYKAEGKMIIADIGHYESEQFTKNLLVDYLTKKIPNFAIRLSESKTNPIKYL, encoded by the coding sequence ATGACCGTAAAAGAAGTTACAGATATAATCGAAGATTTAGCCCCCCTACCCTATGCCGAAAGTTTTGACAATGTGGGCTTATTGGTAGGTAGTGCCAATGTAGAAGTTTCTGGAGTACTTGTGACCTTAGACACTTTAGAGAATGTTGTTGACGAAGCTATTGAGCTAAATTGCAACCTCATTGTTAGCTTTCATCCTATTATTTTTGGAGGTTTAAAAAAATTGACCGGAAAATCTTATGTAGAACGCGTGGTCATAAAGGCTATAAAAAATGATATTGCCATTTATAGTATGCATACTGCTTTAGATAATGTACCACAAGGCGTAAATGCTAAAATCTGCGAAGTTCTTGGGATAAAAAATCCACAAATATTGGTTCCCCAGAAAGAAACAATCAAAAAGTTAACTACATACGTACCTGTAAAGGATGCTGAAACCCTTAGGGAAGCACTTTTTAACGCTGGAGCGGGAAATATTGGCAATTATAGCAATTGCAGCTTTAGCACCAAAGGAACAGGTAGCTATAAGGCTGAAGAAAATGCAAATCCTACAATAGGGGAAATCGGAAAAACACATTTTGAGGAAGAGGCTCAATTAAATGTCTCTTTTTCAAAAATTCACCAGGCAAGAGTTATGAAAGCTCTTTTTACCTCTCACCCCTATGAAGAGGTAGCTTATGAGGTCATTACTTTAGAAAACACCAATCAAAATATTGGTATGGGTATGATTGGAGACCTTCCAAAACCGGTAAATGACATCTCTTTTTTAAGAGATGTAAAACAAAAAATGGGTGCAGAAGGCATACGTCATTCTCAATTATTAGGTGAAAAGGTTCAAAAAGTAGCTGTTTTAGGAGGTAGCGGTGCTTTTGCCATTGAAGCTGCAAAAGCTTCAGGAGCTGATATTTTGGTCACAGCAGACATAAAATACCACGATTTTTATAAAGCAGAAGGCAAAATGATAATTGCAGATATCGGACACTATGAAAGCGAGCAGTTTACAAAAAACCTTTTAGTTGACTATCTTACAAAAAAAATCCCTAATTTTGCAATCCGTTTATCGGAAAGTAAAACCAATCCCATCAAGTATTTATAA
- the lpxK gene encoding tetraacyldisaccharide 4'-kinase: MQVLRKILFPVSLVYALVVYIRNYFYDKGVLSSKSFKTPTICIGNLSAGGTGKTPMVELLVAMLKETSKVAVLSRGYRRKSKGFVLADENATVDSLGDEPFQIFSKFPDITLAVDADRRNGITILEDQVKPEVILLDDAYQHRKVKCDFSILLTSFGDLYVYDWYLPTGNLRDSKKEAGRAQVIVVTKCPKDLSDQAKKAITIKLKPESHQQVLFSYLAYDDTLRTIDSSTSLEELKLKEVTLVTGIANPKPLVEYLKSERLKFEHLKFKDHHDFSETELTQLRQKKCILTTEKDFVRLKNKVDNLYFIPVQHRFFDDGETVLKRTLEEFMK, from the coding sequence GTGCAAGTACTTAGAAAAATATTATTTCCCGTTTCATTGGTTTACGCTTTGGTGGTTTACATTAGGAATTACTTCTATGATAAGGGAGTTTTAAGTTCCAAAAGCTTTAAAACGCCTACAATATGTATAGGTAATTTAAGTGCCGGTGGTACTGGTAAAACACCAATGGTAGAGTTATTGGTGGCTATGTTAAAGGAGACTTCTAAAGTAGCGGTACTGAGTAGAGGCTATCGCAGAAAATCAAAAGGTTTTGTTCTAGCAGACGAAAATGCTACAGTAGATTCTCTGGGTGATGAACCTTTCCAGATTTTTTCTAAGTTTCCGGATATTACATTGGCAGTAGATGCGGACAGAAGAAACGGAATAACAATTCTTGAAGATCAGGTAAAACCAGAAGTCATTTTATTGGATGATGCCTATCAACATAGAAAAGTGAAATGCGACTTTTCTATTCTCTTAACTTCTTTTGGTGACCTGTATGTTTATGATTGGTATCTGCCAACAGGGAACTTAAGGGATAGTAAGAAGGAAGCGGGTAGGGCGCAGGTTATTGTTGTAACCAAATGCCCGAAAGACTTAAGTGATCAAGCAAAGAAAGCCATAACTATAAAGTTGAAACCAGAGTCTCACCAACAAGTATTGTTCTCTTACTTGGCTTATGATGATACTTTAAGGACAATTGATAGTTCAACATCATTGGAGGAGTTAAAATTGAAAGAAGTTACGCTTGTGACGGGTATTGCTAATCCTAAGCCATTGGTGGAATATTTAAAATCGGAAAGATTAAAATTTGAACATCTAAAATTTAAGGACCACCACGATTTCAGCGAGACGGAATTAACCCAACTGAGACAAAAGAAATGTATTCTAACTACAGAAAAAGATTTTGTACGCCTTAAGAATAAGGTCGATAACCTTTATTTTATTCCAGTACAGCATCGGTTTTTTGATGATGGAGAAACGGTCTTAAAGCGAACGCTAGAAGAATTTATGAAGTAG
- a CDS encoding tetratricopeptide repeat-containing hybrid sensor histidine kinase/response regulator — protein MAQDTLAVENNDVRIYFEEARAYRNRDQTDLALEALEKASKVAEENEDVKALIDCYHKFALVYLKLKKEETTYFYWDRAKALLKDIEYPYGNAMQKYIEAILLFHDDKNFQAIFMLNEAKQLNNDRNFFNNILLAEGNIFLKLEKFESAAKNFNSLIINTDIYESDYLATRAQLGLAQLNLNTEKLKESAENGENALKLAKKNKFFKEIWEANEMLTTVYERLGEYDKSLTNNRNLLHIRDSLFNIAKMKTEAKTAEKIQFDFMSDEIKRQEQKIEELNESKNKSDITAILTSALLTIITLLAVSLFRNNQIKLKTNDLLQTKNNELKAARDAAVTAMEAKTNFLSTVSHELRTPLYAVTGLTHLLLEENPSKGQKEHLKALKFSGDYLLNFINDILQINKIDADKLEPLNVEFNLKKVLQEVIDSLKQSAQSNKTTLTLDYDKNIPYHLMSDPLKLSQIFLNLVGNALKFTKGGEVKVIAKVIKKVDDDVTLYFEVKDNGIGIAKEQQQNIFDGFEQGSIQINREYGGTGLGLTIVKSLLGLFESNIELESALGVGSSFFFELEMKGKDSLVDDIPFEVTPQDFNFKDLNILIVEDNKINQVITKKMLTKKEITSDIANNGGEAIDMARENYYDAILMDIHMPGIGGEEATIEIRKFDIVTPIIALTAISLDDSLESFYAAGCNDVITKPFKPEVFYQKIGENIFNKKELKNTTS, from the coding sequence ATGGCCCAAGACACTCTTGCAGTTGAAAATAATGACGTACGTATTTATTTTGAAGAAGCACGAGCATATCGTAATAGAGACCAAACAGATTTAGCTCTTGAGGCTTTGGAAAAAGCGTCAAAAGTAGCGGAGGAAAATGAAGACGTAAAAGCACTCATAGACTGCTATCACAAATTTGCCCTAGTCTATCTTAAACTTAAAAAGGAAGAAACCACCTATTTTTATTGGGACAGAGCCAAGGCACTCTTAAAGGACATAGAATATCCTTATGGTAACGCTATGCAGAAGTATATTGAGGCTATTCTACTTTTTCATGACGATAAAAATTTTCAGGCTATTTTCATGCTTAATGAAGCCAAACAGCTAAATAACGATCGTAATTTCTTCAATAATATCTTACTTGCAGAAGGCAATATATTCTTAAAATTAGAAAAGTTTGAAAGTGCTGCAAAAAATTTCAACTCCCTAATAATCAATACGGATATTTACGAAAGTGATTACCTGGCCACTAGAGCACAACTGGGCTTAGCTCAACTAAATCTAAATACTGAAAAATTAAAGGAAAGTGCTGAAAATGGTGAAAATGCACTTAAACTGGCTAAAAAGAATAAGTTTTTTAAAGAAATCTGGGAAGCCAATGAAATGTTGACTACAGTATACGAAAGACTAGGAGAATACGATAAATCATTAACCAACAACCGAAACCTATTACATATTCGCGACTCGCTCTTCAATATTGCTAAAATGAAGACCGAAGCTAAAACTGCAGAAAAAATTCAGTTCGATTTTATGAGCGATGAAATAAAGCGCCAAGAACAAAAAATTGAAGAACTGAACGAATCAAAGAACAAATCTGATATTACGGCCATACTTACCTCTGCCCTATTGACGATTATTACACTTTTGGCTGTTTCTTTATTTAGGAACAATCAAATCAAGCTAAAGACAAATGATTTGTTGCAGACCAAAAACAACGAATTAAAAGCTGCTAGAGATGCTGCGGTAACCGCCATGGAAGCTAAGACTAATTTCTTATCTACCGTTAGCCATGAACTTAGAACACCGCTTTACGCCGTTACAGGGCTTACGCACTTACTGTTAGAAGAGAACCCTAGCAAAGGGCAAAAAGAACACTTAAAAGCCTTGAAATTCTCTGGAGACTACCTATTGAATTTCATTAATGACATTCTACAGATTAACAAAATTGATGCGGACAAACTAGAACCGCTTAATGTAGAGTTCAACTTGAAAAAAGTACTTCAAGAAGTTATAGACTCCCTTAAGCAAAGTGCACAAAGTAACAAAACCACTTTAACCTTGGATTACGATAAGAATATTCCTTATCACTTAATGAGCGACCCACTAAAACTCTCTCAGATTTTCTTGAATTTGGTAGGTAACGCCTTAAAATTCACAAAAGGAGGCGAAGTGAAGGTTATTGCCAAAGTCATAAAAAAAGTTGATGATGATGTTACACTTTATTTTGAGGTAAAAGATAACGGTATAGGGATTGCTAAAGAACAACAACAGAACATATTTGATGGTTTTGAACAGGGCTCTATACAAATAAACCGAGAGTATGGTGGCACTGGACTTGGGCTTACTATTGTAAAAAGTTTACTTGGGCTGTTTGAGAGCAATATAGAATTAGAAAGTGCCTTAGGTGTGGGAAGTTCATTTTTCTTTGAACTAGAAATGAAAGGCAAGGATAGCCTTGTTGATGACATTCCGTTTGAAGTAACTCCGCAAGACTTCAACTTTAAAGACCTGAACATTTTAATTGTTGAAGACAACAAAATAAACCAGGTTATCACCAAAAAAATGCTGACCAAAAAAGAGATCACGAGCGACATTGCCAATAATGGCGGTGAAGCAATTGATATGGCTCGTGAGAACTATTACGATGCTATTTTAATGGATATTCATATGCCAGGCATTGGTGGAGAAGAAGCCACAATTGAAATTCGTAAATTTGATATTGTCACTCCTATAATTGCACTTACGGCTATTTCTTTGGACGATAGTTTAGAGAGTTTCTATGCCGCAGGTTGTAATGACGTAATTACCAAACCTTTTAAACCTGAGGTGTTCTATCAAAAAATAGGTGAGAATATTTTTAATAAGAAAGAACTTAAGAATACTACTTCATAA
- the gap gene encoding type I glyceraldehyde-3-phosphate dehydrogenase, whose translation MKKINIGINGFGRIGRTLFRLLDAHPNLNVVAINDLADARTLSHLLKYDSIHGVFDHQVTYKDNTIVVNDKNITLTNHKTPIDIKWSDHDVDIVVECSGKFKTKESLEPHLVNGAKKVILSAPPIDDDIKMIVMGINETSLNANDNIISNASCTTNNAAPMIKVIDELCGVEQAYITTIHSYTSDQSLHDQPHHDLRRARAASQSIVPTTTGAAKALTKIFPHLADVIGGCGIRVPVPNGSLTDITFNVKSETSIDQINTIFKEKSDKELKNILLYTEDPIVSIDINNSYYSCTFDSMMTSVIGKMVKIIGWYDNETGYSSRLIDLILVLTRNNYV comes from the coding sequence ATGAAGAAGATCAATATAGGCATTAACGGATTTGGCCGAATAGGTCGAACACTCTTTAGGCTTTTAGATGCTCACCCCAACCTAAACGTAGTTGCCATAAATGATTTGGCAGATGCCCGAACACTATCACATTTATTGAAATATGATAGTATTCATGGGGTTTTCGATCATCAAGTTACATATAAAGACAATACCATTGTTGTTAATGACAAGAACATAACCCTAACCAACCATAAAACACCAATTGATATAAAGTGGTCTGATCATGATGTAGATATTGTTGTGGAATGTTCCGGTAAATTCAAAACAAAAGAAAGCCTAGAACCTCATTTGGTAAACGGTGCCAAAAAAGTGATTTTATCTGCACCTCCCATAGATGATGACATAAAAATGATTGTCATGGGTATTAACGAAACTTCGTTAAATGCAAATGATAATATTATTTCAAACGCATCTTGTACCACAAACAATGCGGCTCCTATGATTAAGGTAATTGATGAGCTATGCGGTGTTGAACAGGCTTACATTACCACTATACATTCATACACCTCTGATCAGAGCTTACATGACCAACCGCATCATGATTTAAGGAGAGCTCGGGCAGCATCGCAGTCAATTGTACCTACTACTACAGGTGCAGCAAAAGCACTTACCAAAATTTTTCCCCATCTGGCCGATGTAATTGGAGGTTGCGGAATTCGCGTTCCTGTACCCAATGGATCCTTAACAGATATAACCTTTAATGTTAAAAGCGAAACATCTATAGACCAAATAAACACTATTTTCAAAGAAAAATCCGATAAAGAGCTAAAAAACATACTTTTATATACAGAAGACCCTATAGTATCTATAGACATAAACAATAGTTATTACTCTTGTACGTTTGACTCTATGATGACTTCGGTTATCGGTAAAATGGTGAAGATAATCGGTTGGTATGATAACGAAACCGGTTATAGCAGCAGACTAATTGACCTTATTTTAGTTTTGACACGAAATAATTACGTTTGA
- the lipA gene encoding lipoyl synthase, producing the protein MSTDTIGNVIPPKGKPKWLRVKLPTGKKYTQLRGLVDKYDLHTICTSGSCPNMGECWGEGTATFMILGNVCTRSCGFCGVQTGRPDTVDWAEPEKVARSIKIMGIKHAVITSVDRDDLKDMGSIIWAETVKAIRRMNPTTTLETLIPDFQGIERHLDRIIEVGPEVVSHNMETVKRLTREVRIQAKYERSLEALRYLRANGVNRTKSGIMLGLGELEEEVIETMRDLRDANVDVVTIGQYLQPSKKHLPVKEFILPEQFKRYEEIGLEMGFRHVESGALVRSSYKAHKHIH; encoded by the coding sequence ATGAGCACAGATACTATAGGCAACGTTATCCCTCCAAAGGGAAAGCCAAAATGGCTTAGAGTTAAACTTCCTACAGGCAAAAAATATACTCAACTTAGAGGATTGGTAGATAAATATGACCTTCACACTATTTGTACCTCGGGTAGTTGCCCTAATATGGGCGAATGCTGGGGAGAAGGTACTGCTACATTTATGATTTTAGGTAATGTATGTACCCGTTCTTGTGGTTTTTGTGGTGTTCAGACCGGCAGACCCGATACGGTAGATTGGGCCGAACCTGAAAAAGTGGCTCGTTCCATTAAAATTATGGGCATTAAACATGCTGTTATTACTTCAGTAGATAGAGACGACTTAAAGGATATGGGGTCTATTATTTGGGCAGAGACCGTAAAGGCTATTCGTAGAATGAACCCAACTACCACACTTGAAACTCTTATTCCTGATTTTCAAGGCATAGAAAGGCATTTAGACCGTATTATAGAAGTAGGTCCCGAGGTTGTTTCCCATAACATGGAAACCGTTAAAAGACTTACTCGTGAAGTACGGATACAAGCAAAATATGAGCGTAGCCTTGAGGCGCTCCGTTATTTACGTGCTAATGGCGTAAACCGTACCAAATCTGGAATCATGCTTGGTTTAGGTGAGTTAGAAGAAGAAGTTATTGAAACCATGCGGGATTTACGAGATGCCAATGTTGATGTTGTTACCATAGGTCAATACCTTCAACCTTCCAAAAAACACTTGCCCGTAAAAGAATTTATTCTTCCGGAGCAATTTAAAAGGTATGAAGAAATAGGTCTAGAAATGGGCTTTAGACATGTAGAAAGTGGTGCTTTGGTACGATCTTCCTATAAAGCGCACAAGCACATTCACTAA
- a CDS encoding RNA polymerase sigma factor translates to MAKADDNIQITIQKALAGSQIAYSTLLDTFWNGVYGFQLKRTENENDAEDITVQTFSKAFDKLSTYNKDYEFKTWLITISKNIHVDLIRKRKKSLETSGNQDAVKKVLDDAPSAEDQLIREQNLASLLMHIKKLKPHYQEVINLRYFKELSYADIAKELNEPINNVKVKLLRAKKLLAEVIRKK, encoded by the coding sequence TTGGCAAAAGCCGATGACAACATCCAAATTACTATACAAAAAGCCCTTGCGGGCAGCCAAATAGCCTACAGCACACTTTTAGATACTTTTTGGAACGGAGTTTACGGTTTTCAACTAAAACGTACCGAGAACGAAAACGATGCAGAAGACATTACTGTTCAGACCTTCTCAAAGGCCTTTGACAAACTAAGCACATATAATAAAGACTACGAATTCAAAACTTGGCTAATTACCATCTCAAAGAACATTCATGTTGATCTGATTCGTAAACGCAAAAAAAGCCTTGAAACCAGCGGAAACCAAGATGCGGTAAAAAAAGTTCTTGATGATGCTCCATCTGCCGAGGACCAGTTGATTAGAGAACAGAACCTGGCCAGTCTTTTAATGCATATAAAAAAGCTAAAACCGCACTACCAGGAAGTCATCAACCTTCGTTATTTCAAAGAATTAAGCTATGCAGATATAGCAAAGGAACTTAACGAACCCATTAACAATGTAAAAGTAAAGCTGTTAAGAGCTAAAAAACTTTTGGCAGAAGTTATTCGTAAAAAGTAA
- a CDS encoding membrane or secreted protein encodes MKLILLTIGLLALGFAGIAIKIWAKKDGKFAGTCASQSPFLNQSGEACGMCGKLPSEQDCRNEA; translated from the coding sequence ATGAAACTCATTTTATTGACCATCGGGTTATTAGCATTGGGGTTTGCAGGAATAGCTATTAAAATATGGGCTAAAAAAGATGGAAAATTTGCTGGCACCTGTGCTAGCCAAAGTCCATTTTTAAACCAAAGTGGCGAAGCATGTGGTATGTGCGGTAAATTACCAAGCGAACAAGATTGCAGAAACGAAGCATAA
- a CDS encoding anti-sigma factor, whose product MKEKIKLFLDSDLLESYLLGTTTTEEALQVERYLSMYPEVRETYEELQDNLETYAKLYAVKAPEALKERILNSINKESNFKRNFYRMAVAASLAILVSVGASYFFWDKNQSLQEENSIVNNKIDDLEETMRAQLEDVRNQFIVLQNPETKKYTVKGNKKAQELKAVAYINPVKRLSYINVSKLPHLPKDQCYQMWTEVNGEMVNLGIIKEASSQEKLLALPYADDAVSYITIEPQGGNQSPTVENIVANIAY is encoded by the coding sequence ATGAAAGAAAAAATAAAATTATTCCTAGATTCCGATTTATTGGAAAGCTATCTTTTAGGTACTACTACAACTGAGGAAGCATTACAAGTAGAGCGCTATTTGTCTATGTACCCAGAAGTTCGTGAAACCTACGAAGAGTTGCAAGACAATTTAGAAACGTATGCAAAATTGTATGCCGTTAAAGCTCCAGAAGCACTTAAAGAAAGAATTCTTAACAGTATTAATAAAGAATCTAACTTTAAGAGAAATTTTTACCGCATGGCAGTTGCTGCCAGTTTGGCTATATTGGTTTCTGTAGGTGCCTCATATTTTTTCTGGGACAAAAATCAAAGTCTTCAAGAAGAAAATTCTATCGTTAATAATAAAATTGACGATTTAGAAGAAACCATGCGTGCACAATTAGAAGATGTTAGAAACCAATTTATAGTTCTTCAAAATCCTGAAACAAAAAAGTATACTGTAAAAGGAAACAAGAAAGCACAAGAGCTTAAAGCTGTTGCCTACATAAATCCGGTAAAGAGACTTTCTTATATTAATGTAAGTAAGCTTCCGCATTTACCAAAAGACCAATGTTACCAAATGTGGACAGAGGTAAATGGCGAAATGGTGAACCTAGGCATCATCAAAGAAGCTAGCAGTCAGGAAAAATTATTGGCATTACCTTATGCAGATGACGCCGTTAGTTATATTACTATAGAACCACAAGGAGGCAACCAAAGCCCTACCGTAGAAAATATAGTAGCGAACATTGCATACTAA
- a CDS encoding RNA polymerase sigma factor yields MSTLLEKHIVELLQERDEKAISLLYEHYGDTLLGVANKVVRNEELAQDVLQESFIKIWKKSDSYDSSKAKLFTWLFRITRNTAIDKLRSVNTKSDKEIQIDVSDVYNLGVNSTRPEFMDVRENLDKIETKYQIVLDALFFEGMTQQEASDELNIPLGTIKSRLKIGLRELKKIYGPTLLLVLSLNLIS; encoded by the coding sequence ATGAGTACACTACTTGAAAAACACATTGTAGAACTGCTTCAAGAAAGAGATGAAAAAGCCATTTCACTTTTGTATGAGCATTATGGAGACACACTTTTGGGAGTTGCCAACAAGGTAGTTCGAAATGAAGAATTAGCACAAGATGTCTTACAAGAGAGTTTTATTAAAATTTGGAAAAAATCTGATTCCTACGATTCATCTAAAGCTAAACTTTTTACGTGGTTATTTCGTATAACACGTAATACAGCAATAGATAAATTAAGAAGCGTTAATACAAAAAGCGATAAGGAAATCCAAATTGATGTTTCTGACGTATATAACTTAGGCGTCAACAGTACAAGACCAGAGTTTATGGACGTCCGTGAAAATTTAGATAAGATAGAGACCAAATACCAAATTGTGTTAGATGCCTTATTTTTTGAGGGTATGACGCAACAGGAAGCGAGCGATGAGCTTAATATTCCGCTGGGAACTATCAAATCTAGATTAAAAATCGGGCTCAGGGAACTCAAGAAAATTTACGGCCCTACATTACTGTTGGTGTTATCATTAAACCTGATATCCTAA